A region of the Flintibacter sp. KGMB00164 genome:
TGGAGCGGGCAGTACCGGCGATCATGCTCATAGCGGCCTCGATGCTGGCGGCGTTCAGGTCGGGCATCTTGGTCTCAGCGATCTTGCGCACGTCCTCCTTGCTGATGGTGGCAACCTTGGTCTTGTTGGGCACACCAGAGCCGGACTCGATGCCGCAAGCCTTCTTGATGAGCACAGCGGCGGGAGGAGTCTTGGTGATGAAGGAGAAGGAACGGTCAGCGTACACGGTGATGATAACGGGGATGATCATACCCACGTCGTTC
Encoded here:
- the rplK gene encoding 50S ribosomal protein L11 — encoded protein: MAQKVTGYVKLQIPAGKATPAPPVGPALGQHGVNIAAFTKEFNERTKNDVGMIIPVIITVYADRSFSFITKTPPAAVLIKKACGIESGSGVPNKTKVATISKEDVRKIAETKMPDLNAASIEAAMSMIAGTARSMGIVVGE